The proteins below are encoded in one region of Lactuca sativa cultivar Salinas chromosome 3, Lsat_Salinas_v11, whole genome shotgun sequence:
- the LOC111906168 gene encoding geranylgeranyl pyrophosphate synthase 7, chloroplastic encodes MALLSSISIKNNSFYHKNIFISAPPNPAKYPQRIHLSSIINATYVVPSSSSTPPITLQQLLIPETNLVQFPVLKGFEFNTYMSEKAKLVNEALESAIPLQEPLKIHEAMRYSLLAGGKRVRPILCLASCELVGGMEVCAMAMASAVEMVHTMSLIHDDLPCMDNDDLRRGKPTNHKVYGEETAVLAGDALLSLAFEHLATRTIGVGPGRVVQAISELGSAVGSQGLVAGQIVDLCSEGKQDVDLNKLEYIHVHKTAKLLEAAVVGGALLGGGNSGEVERVRKYARYIGLLFQVVDDILDVTKSSEELGKTAGKDLVSDKATYPKLMGLEKAKVFAGELLEKAVEELAYFDAGKAAPLYHLAHYIAYRQN; translated from the coding sequence ATGGCTTTGCTTTCTTCTATCTCCATCAAGAATAATTCATTCTATCACAAAAACATCTTCATTAGTGCTCCCCCAAACCCTGCCAAATACCCACAAAGAATACACCTTTCCTCGATAATTAATGCCACCTATGTCGTACCTTCCTCTTCATCCACTCCCCCAATCACACTCCAACAACTGCTGATACCCGAAACCAATCTGGTGCAATTCCCAGTCCTCAAAGGATTCGAATTCAATACTTATATGAGCGAGAAGGCGAAGCTCGTTAATGAAGCTTTGGAATCAGCCATTCCATTGCAAGAACCATTGAAAATACACGAGGCAATGAGGTACTCGCTACTTGCTGGAGGGAAACGAGTGCGACCTATCTTATGCCTTGCATCATGCGAGCTTGTTGGTGGGATGGAGGTGTGCGCCATGGCAATGGCGTCAGCTGTAGAAATGGTGCATACGATGTCACTCATTCATGATGATCTTCCATGCATGGATAATGATGATTTGAGAAGAGGAAAACCCACGAACCACAAGGTGTATGGTGAGGAGACTGCAGTCCTAGCCGGTGATGCGTTGCTTTCTTTAGCGTTCGAGCATTTAGCCACACGAACCATAGGGGTTGGGCCTGGGAGGGTGGTTCAGGCTATAAGCGAGTTAGGGTCCGCGGTTGGGTCTCAAGGGCTTGTTGCAGGTCAAATAGTTGACCTTTGTAGTGAAGGTAAGCAAGATGTTGATTTGAATAAATTGGAGTACATTCATGTGCACAAGACGGCGAAGCTGCTGGAGGCAGCGGTGGTTGGTGGGGCCTTATTGGGAGGTGGGAACTCCGGCGAGGTGGAACGGGTTAGGAAATACGCGAGGTACATTGGGTTGTTGTTTCAGGTGGTGGATGATATATTGGATGTTACCAAGTCGTCGGAGGAATTGGGGAAGACGGCAGGAAAAGATCTGGTGAGTGATAAAGCAACGTATCCAAAGCTGATGGGGCTTGAGAAGGCTAAGGTATTCGCCGGAGAATTGCTGGAGAAGGCGGTGGAGGAACTTGCTTACTTTGACGCCGGCAAGGCGGCACCTTTGTACCATCTGGCACATTATATTGCATATAgacaaaattaa